GATCGGAATGGTCACAGATGATGAATCATCAGAActtgtaaataataaataaattacatTGAAATTTCCATCAAAGTGTCACTACAAATTTCTTAATACAACATAAATTAAAACTCCAGTTCCAACACTAATAAGAACTAATAAACAAAACCTAACGTAGGAACAACCAGAGCCGCAACTAAGACAAGAAGAAGACCGTTGGAACAAAATTTAGATGCAGAAGAAGATGTAGGAGGCAAAGACCAAGTAGGCGACATGTTAACAGTTTTGGCTTCCCCTCCTGCCCGGGTAGAAGTTGGCGACGAAGCTGCTGCCCCTCCGGTCGAATCACATGACATGGTTTGGTCTTCTCTAGGTTCCATGTAGGGTATGGCGATATAGCCATTGGGGCCATCGTCGGACCTCCAATACCTAAGATACGGTGAATCGTAAGCAATAATATCAACCTTGAGGCCATTCCTACAGTCAACAGAGTTGCCACTGATGAAATACTGGTGGCCATCTTTTGTTATTGGAACTGTGTCGTCCCCAGAGTCGTAGGTGGCGATTGGAGATGTTGCATCACATGATTTGAAATCACAATAAGTGACTTCTAAGACATTCGTAATGTTGGGATCATAAACAAAACGAAGACTGTCATCACCAACTAAAAAGGCTGGTCTCGCCGCCCAGTGAGCATAATCAAATTGAGCCTGACCAGACCAACCAGCAGCATCACCAACATTCCAAACAACAGCATTCCCCATTAAAGGAACCGCGACAGCCAAAAGTACCAATGAAAACAAGAACTTGCTGTTGAAACCCatgacaaagaaaaaaagaagaagctgaATTATCTCAAATAATCAGAGAGTGATTCGAGAGGAGAAAAGAGATTGTGTGTGAAGACTTGAGCATAGGCCATCAGAGGTATATATAGGGCTTGGGTTTGGGATGACTAAAAGGAATCAGATATCTAGTTCTGTTAGAAATTG
This is a stretch of genomic DNA from Papaver somniferum cultivar HN1 chromosome 1, ASM357369v1, whole genome shotgun sequence. It encodes these proteins:
- the LOC113296744 gene encoding blue copper protein-like; protein product: MGFNSKFLFSLVLLAVAVPLMGNAVVWNVGDAAGWSGQAQFDYAHWAARPAFLVGDDSLRFVYDPNITNVLEVTYCDFKSCDATSPIATYDSGDDTVPITKDGHQYFISGNSVDCRNGLKVDIIAYDSPYLRYWRSDDGPNGYIAIPYMEPREDQTMSCDSTGGAAASSPTSTRAGGEAKTVNMSPTWSLPPTSSSASKFCSNGLLLVLVAALVVPTLGFVY